Proteins from a single region of Alphaproteobacteria bacterium LSUCC0719:
- the dxr gene encoding 1-deoxy-D-xylulose-5-phosphate reductoisomerase → MQRCHPQGSVRVSGVVKKISIFGSTGSIGTSTLALVESCPDKFDVHVLVAGSGAELLAEQALRHRPAYVGLASDENIEILRTALKGSGIEIVVGEAACTALAREKVDVVVAGIVGLAGLPSVMAALESGQTVALANKESLVSAGALVTGTAARHGARLLPVDSEHSAIFQCWLGWAGHAVSTHGAPTDGAGPADMDIIRHICLTASGGPFREWPLDRFSEITPAQAVRHPNWSMGRKISVDSATMMNKGLEVIEAAWLFGIDSERIDVLIHPQVAIHGMIYFNDGSVVGQLGTADMKTPISYALGWPDRLNWYPEPLDLAAMGRLDFSAVDDRRYPCFRLARQALRAGGVMPTVLNAANEIAVEAFLDGQIGFTDIAAIVDRVLEQAPTGDLESLAAVLDIDARARDLARTCVERNS, encoded by the coding sequence ATGCAGCGCTGCCATCCGCAGGGTTCGGTTAGGGTTTCAGGCGTGGTGAAAAAAATTTCAATCTTCGGATCCACGGGGTCCATCGGCACCAGCACCCTGGCTCTTGTCGAAAGCTGTCCGGACAAGTTTGATGTGCATGTGCTTGTTGCTGGCTCCGGTGCCGAGCTGCTGGCGGAACAGGCCCTTCGTCATCGGCCCGCATATGTCGGGCTGGCATCCGATGAAAATATCGAAATCCTGCGAACAGCCCTGAAAGGGTCCGGCATCGAGATTGTCGTTGGCGAGGCGGCCTGTACAGCGCTGGCGCGTGAAAAGGTTGATGTGGTTGTTGCGGGCATTGTGGGTCTGGCTGGATTGCCATCGGTAATGGCGGCCCTTGAATCCGGGCAGACGGTGGCGCTTGCGAACAAGGAATCGCTTGTTTCGGCAGGGGCGCTTGTAACCGGTACCGCAGCGCGGCATGGCGCCAGATTGCTGCCTGTGGACAGCGAGCATAGTGCCATTTTTCAGTGCTGGCTTGGCTGGGCGGGGCACGCTGTTTCGACACACGGCGCTCCGACAGACGGCGCGGGGCCTGCAGATATGGACATTATCCGTCATATCTGTCTGACGGCATCAGGTGGCCCGTTTCGCGAATGGCCACTGGACAGGTTTTCCGAGATCACGCCGGCGCAGGCGGTTCGGCACCCCAACTGGTCGATGGGACGAAAAATTTCTGTTGATAGCGCCACAATGATGAACAAGGGGCTGGAGGTCATCGAGGCAGCCTGGCTTTTCGGTATCGACAGTGAACGGATCGATGTGTTGATCCATCCTCAGGTGGCAATTCATGGGATGATCTATTTCAATGATGGCTCGGTTGTCGGCCAGCTTGGCACGGCCGATATGAAAACCCCGATATCCTATGCTCTTGGTTGGCCTGACAGGTTGAACTGGTATCCCGAACCATTGGATCTGGCAGCGATGGGACGGCTGGATTTCTCGGCCGTGGACGACAGGCGATATCCCTGTTTTCGTCTTGCCAGACAGGCACTGCGCGCTGGTGGTGTGATGCCGACCGTTCTGAACGCGGCAAACGAGATTGCAGTTGAGGCGTTTCTTGACGGTCAGATAGGATTTACCGATATTGCTGCTATTGTTGACCGGGTTCTTGAACAAGCGCCGACGGGGGATCTTGAAAGCCTTGCCGCGGTCTTGGATATTGATGCGCGCGCGCGCGATCTTGCCCGCACTTGTGTGGAGCGTAACAGCTGA
- a CDS encoding phosphatidate cytidylyltransferase, protein MVAPSPSGTHRRIFGALLFLPLIALFILSQSIAQWLLVPLALVMAWEFAVMMALPWPVRLVLMLDFVFFSLPTPLIRPMEMATNMSLLPVFLAFGGLIVTFVWMSSRNRLAAVFIAILVICILAARELLGLTDGHIALLALAAVVAACDIAAYFVGRRVGGAKLAPLISPNKTRSGAAGGVLGAILASLLVMPFLPFSGVELVVGAVIISGLAQGGDLLESALKRNLGVKDSGTLIPGHGGFLDRFDGYLLTLPVMCLYMV, encoded by the coding sequence ATGGTGGCACCTTCACCATCCGGAACGCATCGCCGTATTTTTGGCGCTCTTTTATTCCTTCCGCTTATCGCACTATTCATCCTGTCACAGTCCATTGCCCAGTGGTTGCTGGTTCCGCTGGCGCTTGTCATGGCCTGGGAGTTTGCGGTGATGATGGCGTTGCCATGGCCCGTACGCCTGGTGTTGATGTTGGATTTTGTTTTCTTCTCCCTGCCGACACCACTGATCCGCCCTATGGAAATGGCGACGAATATGTCGCTTCTGCCTGTATTTCTGGCGTTTGGCGGTCTGATTGTCACATTCGTATGGATGTCGTCACGAAATCGACTGGCGGCGGTGTTCATAGCGATATTGGTCATCTGTATCCTTGCGGCACGTGAACTGCTTGGTCTGACAGACGGACATATCGCCCTGTTGGCTCTTGCCGCTGTGGTGGCGGCCTGTGACATTGCGGCCTATTTTGTCGGGCGCCGTGTCGGCGGTGCCAAACTTGCGCCGCTGATATCTCCGAACAAGACCCGATCAGGGGCGGCTGGCGGCGTGCTGGGCGCGATATTGGCCTCGTTGCTGGTCATGCCGTTTTTGCCGTTCTCAGGGGTCGAACTGGTAGTTGGGGCGGTAATCATATCTGGTCTTGCGCAGGGTGGTGACTTGCTCGAATCAGCGCTGAAGCGCAATCTCGGGGTAAAGGACAGCGGCACCCTCATTCCCGGGCATGGCGGGTTTCTGGATCGATTTGACGGCTATCTTCTTACATTGCCTGTGATGTGCCTTTATATGGTGTGA
- the uppS gene encoding polyprenyl diphosphate synthase, translating to MPTPPHHLAIIMDGNRRWSRQRGVAVLRGHQQGSNTLKTIARHAHDRGVRWLSAFAFSSENWTRPRPEVDGLMGLLRGFLENDISELNAENVKLRVIGNRSRLASHLGKLIEWAEQETASNTGLNLSLALDFGGRQDIVSAARSLATEAANGLIDPGNITEDILKSRMEVSPLPEIDLLIRTGGEQRLSNFMLWDLSYAELLFSPKLWPDFTADDLDAAIQEFSGRERRFGGDAVASAEAGREKSDNVTPMSDKRRTV from the coding sequence ATGCCGACACCACCTCATCATCTGGCCATAATCATGGATGGCAACCGGCGCTGGTCACGTCAGCGCGGTGTGGCGGTGTTGCGTGGTCATCAGCAGGGGTCAAACACACTCAAAACCATTGCCAGACATGCGCATGACCGGGGGGTCCGGTGGCTGTCTGCCTTTGCCTTTTCAAGCGAGAACTGGACACGTCCAAGACCCGAAGTTGACGGGCTGATGGGGTTGCTTCGTGGCTTCCTCGAAAATGATATAAGTGAACTGAATGCTGAAAATGTGAAATTGCGGGTGATCGGCAACAGGTCGCGTCTCGCATCACACCTTGGCAAGCTGATCGAGTGGGCCGAACAGGAAACCGCATCCAACACTGGGCTGAATCTGTCTCTGGCGCTTGATTTCGGTGGTCGGCAGGACATTGTGTCGGCGGCGCGCAGCCTTGCGACAGAGGCAGCCAATGGTCTTATTGATCCTGGCAATATTACCGAGGATATTCTGAAATCCCGGATGGAGGTGTCACCGCTTCCTGAAATCGATTTGCTGATCCGTACAGGAGGTGAACAGCGTCTGTCCAATTTCATGTTGTGGGATCTGTCCTACGCGGAACTGCTTTTCTCGCCAAAATTATGGCCGGACTTCACAGCCGACGATCTGGACGCCGCGATCCAGGAGTTTTCAGGGCGAGAGCGGCGTTTTGGGGGAGATGCTGTGGCTTCGGCTGAAGCGGGTCGTGAAAAGTCTGATAACGTGACACCGATGTCCGACAAACGACGCACAGTCTGA
- the frr gene encoding ribosome recycling factor yields the protein MAEVDLDDIKRRMDGSLSSLKTEFMGLRAGRASTGMLEPIMVDAYGSKMPITQVGNISAPEPRLLTVTVWDASLTASVEKAIRESDLGLNPMAEGTLIRVPIPDLSEERRRDMVKVAGRYAEAARVSVRNVRRDGIEAARKMEKDSLISEDERHDLETDIQKLTDDHVKLIDEALANKEKEITQV from the coding sequence ATGGCCGAGGTCGATCTTGATGATATTAAGCGCCGTATGGACGGCAGCCTGAGCAGTCTGAAAACCGAATTCATGGGATTGCGGGCTGGCCGGGCATCGACCGGCATGCTCGAGCCGATCATGGTTGATGCGTATGGATCAAAGATGCCGATTACCCAGGTTGGCAATATCTCCGCCCCGGAACCACGTCTGCTGACAGTAACAGTGTGGGATGCGTCGTTGACGGCATCGGTGGAAAAGGCCATTCGGGAATCGGATCTCGGTCTCAACCCGATGGCTGAAGGTACATTGATCCGCGTGCCGATCCCCGATCTGTCCGAAGAACGCCGCCGTGACATGGTAAAGGTTGCCGGTCGTTATGCCGAAGCCGCCCGTGTATCGGTTCGCAATGTCAGAAGAGATGGCATTGAGGCAGCGCGGAAAATGGAAAAGGACAGTCTGATTTCCGAAGATGAACGCCACGATCTCGAGACCGACATCCAGAAGCTGACAGACGATCATGTGAAGCTGATTGACGAGGCCTTGGCCAATAAAGAAAAGGAAATCACCCAGGTCTGA
- the pyrH gene encoding UMP kinase, with protein sequence MTDGDDNSGGSQYLYPRVLLKISGESLMGSQSYGIDPEMVATVAREVRDVIESGVETCLVIGGGNIFRGMSAAAAGMERATGDYMGMLATVMNALAMQNALETLGVPTRVMSALPISAVCEPYIRRRAMRHLEKGRVVIFAAGTGNPFFTTDTAAALRASEMGCAALLKGTRVDGVYSADPEKEPDAVRYDSLSYLQVLSEDLRVMDASAVSLARENNIPILVFSIEDSGGFERVLQHKGKFTIVS encoded by the coding sequence ATGACAGACGGTGATGACAACAGCGGCGGATCACAATATCTGTATCCGCGAGTTCTACTGAAAATTTCGGGTGAATCCCTGATGGGCAGCCAGTCCTATGGGATTGACCCGGAGATGGTTGCCACCGTTGCCCGCGAGGTAAGGGACGTCATCGAGTCAGGCGTGGAAACCTGTCTTGTCATCGGTGGTGGCAATATCTTTCGGGGCATGTCCGCCGCCGCTGCGGGGATGGAGCGGGCCACCGGGGACTATATGGGAATGCTGGCCACCGTGATGAATGCGCTGGCCATGCAGAATGCGCTGGAAACACTCGGCGTGCCGACGCGGGTCATGTCGGCCCTGCCGATCAGCGCCGTTTGCGAGCCCTATATTCGGCGGCGGGCGATGCGCCACCTCGAAAAGGGGCGTGTGGTCATCTTTGCGGCCGGAACAGGTAATCCCTTCTTTACCACGGATACAGCGGCGGCGCTGCGGGCCTCGGAGATGGGGTGTGCGGCGCTGCTGAAAGGCACGCGGGTTGATGGCGTATATTCTGCCGATCCTGAAAAGGAGCCTGATGCTGTCCGTTATGACAGCCTGTCCTATCTGCAGGTGCTTTCCGAAGACCTGCGGGTAATGGATGCGTCGGCCGTATCTCTGGCGCGTGAGAATAACATCCCCATACTTGTGTTCTCGATTGAAGACAGCGGCGGTTTTGAACGCGTCCTGCAACACAAGGGAAAATTCACCATTGTGAGTTAG
- the tsf gene encoding translation elongation factor Ts, with the protein MMSVTAALVKELREKSGAGMMDCKKALAETNGDMEAAIDWLRTKGLATAAKKSGRVASEGLVAFCVDGTRGAVIELNAETDFVARNTEFQEFAATLAKLSLDVDDLDALAAVDYPETGRNVAEELTNKIATIGENMSLRRMAKLSVGSGTVVPYMHNSTAPGLGRIGVLVALESSAGADALEGLGKQVAMHIAATSPASLSVEDLDADAVQRERDVLIEQAKASGKPQEIAEKMVEGRMKKYYQEVVLLEQTSVIDGETRIADVVANAGKETGAEIALTGFVRFNLGEGIEKEETDFAAEVAAQLS; encoded by the coding sequence ATGATGAGCGTGACAGCTGCACTTGTTAAGGAACTTCGCGAAAAATCCGGCGCCGGCATGATGGATTGCAAAAAGGCACTTGCCGAGACCAATGGCGATATGGAGGCGGCGATTGACTGGCTTCGCACCAAGGGTCTGGCAACAGCCGCCAAGAAATCCGGGCGTGTGGCCTCGGAAGGACTTGTCGCCTTCTGCGTGGACGGCACCAGGGGCGCGGTTATCGAACTCAATGCCGAGACCGACTTTGTTGCCCGCAATACCGAATTCCAGGAATTCGCCGCAACATTGGCAAAGCTGTCGCTTGATGTTGATGATCTGGATGCGCTGGCAGCGGTCGACTACCCCGAGACAGGCCGCAATGTTGCAGAAGAACTGACAAACAAGATCGCCACCATTGGCGAGAACATGTCGCTTCGTCGGATGGCCAAGCTTTCGGTCGGTTCGGGCACAGTTGTTCCCTACATGCACAATTCAACGGCGCCGGGCCTTGGACGTATTGGCGTTCTGGTCGCGCTTGAGTCGAGTGCCGGTGCGGATGCGCTTGAAGGTCTTGGCAAGCAAGTCGCCATGCATATTGCAGCGACATCGCCAGCCAGCCTTTCGGTTGAGGATCTTGATGCCGACGCGGTTCAGCGTGAGCGCGATGTTCTGATCGAACAGGCAAAAGCATCCGGCAAGCCGCAGGAGATCGCCGAGAAGATGGTCGAGGGCCGGATGAAGAAGTATTATCAGGAAGTGGTTCTTCTTGAGCAGACCTCGGTGATCGACGGCGAAACACGGATTGCCGATGTTGTTGCCAATGCAGGAAAGGAAACCGGCGCAGAGATTGCGTTGACAGGTTTCGTCCGCTTTAATCTTGGCGAGGGCATCGAGAAGGAAGAAACGGACTTTGCGGCCGAGGTGGCAGCGCAGCTGTCCTGA
- the rpsB gene encoding 30S ribosomal protein S2: MSLPTFSMRQMLEAGVHFGHSTRRWNPRMKPFIFGERNKIHILDLQQTVPMLHAALKALSDVTSRGGRVLFVGTKRAAADKIAETARNCGQYYVNHRWLGGMMTNWATVSRSIRRLRDLEARMESDEINQLTKKEVLQLTRERDKLELTLGGIKEMGGLPDMLFIIDTNKEAIAVEEANRLGIPVIAIVDSNAKPEGVDYIVPGNDDAMRAISFYCELAQAAVLDGLQTELMKSGGDVGEASEAPAEAAVSEAASEEAAPAAEEAPAAEEAPAAEDAAPAVEAAGEEAAS; encoded by the coding sequence ATGTCTCTGCCAACCTTTTCCATGCGCCAGATGCTTGAAGCTGGCGTTCATTTCGGTCACAGCACCCGTCGCTGGAACCCGCGCATGAAGCCGTTCATTTTCGGCGAGCGTAACAAGATCCACATCCTTGACCTGCAACAGACCGTGCCGATGCTGCATGCCGCGCTGAAGGCGCTGAGCGATGTTACGTCGCGCGGTGGCCGCGTGCTGTTCGTCGGAACAAAACGCGCCGCAGCTGACAAGATTGCCGAGACAGCACGCAATTGTGGTCAGTATTACGTCAACCACCGCTGGCTTGGCGGCATGATGACAAACTGGGCGACCGTGTCACGCTCGATCCGCCGGCTTCGCGATCTCGAAGCGCGGATGGAAAGCGACGAGATCAACCAGCTGACCAAGAAGGAAGTTCTGCAGCTGACACGCGAACGCGACAAGCTGGAGCTGACCCTTGGCGGGATCAAGGAAATGGGCGGCCTGCCAGATATGCTGTTCATCATCGACACCAACAAGGAAGCCATTGCCGTTGAGGAAGCCAATCGTCTCGGCATTCCGGTGATTGCCATTGTCGACTCCAATGCCAAGCCGGAAGGTGTGGACTATATCGTTCCGGGAAATGACGATGCGATGCGTGCCATTTCCTTCTATTGCGAGCTTGCGCAGGCAGCCGTTCTTGATGGTCTGCAGACCGAGCTGATGAAGAGCGGCGGTGACGTCGGCGAGGCAAGCGAGGCACCGGCCGAGGCGGCCGTGAGCGAGGCAGCGTCCGAAGAGGCTGCTCCTGCAGCGGAAGAGGCCCCGGCAGCTGAGGAGGCGCCAGCCGCAGAAGACGCAGCACCTGCAGTCGAGGCCGCTGGCGAGGAAGCCGCAAGCTAG
- the dnaE gene encoding DNA polymerase III subunit alpha encodes MPTSFVHLRVHSAYSLAESTLRLKQLAALATGDSQPAVAITDSNNMFGALEFSQMMMAAGVQPIIGLECLLGDERGIGEVVLLAQTEAGYTTLCRLNSQALLSVEGGDEPVIPVTSLMEAGEGVILLTGGSENGFVGRAAADGQASLVAARLGALSKALPGNVYIELQRHGLASEQRAEPILLDAALSTGLPLVATNDCRFESRDMEVPHDVLVCIGTGRKLAEDDRRRFSAEHYFKTADEMAALFADVPEAIRNTLVIAQRCSVMAEKRDPILPPFQAESGLNEEAELRRQSELGLEDRLQRHVFEAAMDQAARDEAATPYRERLAYELGVIGQMGFPGYFLIVADFIQWAKRQGIPVGPGRGSGAGSVVAWALSITDLDPLRWGLLFERFLNPERVSMPDFDIDFCQDRRDEVIAYVQEKYGYDRVAQIITFGSLQARAALRDVGRVLEMPYSQVDRIAKLIPNNPANPTTIAQALEGEEDLRRQRREDEQVAELIDTSMKIEGLFRHASTHAAGLVIGDRPLEQLVPLYRDPRSPMPVTQFNMKWVENAGLVKFDFLGLKTLTVLDRAVAFLAARGTEIDLASIPLDDAKTFEMLSAGETVGVFQLESAGMRDVLKGLKPDRFEDIIAVVALYRPGPIENIKHYVARKHDPSLVTYMHPALEPVLAETYGIMIYQEQVQQAARVLAGYTLGGADLLRRAMGKKIKAEMDKQRQTFIAGSVANDLTEQLASDVFDQIAAFAGYGFNKSHAAAYALVSYQTAYLKANYPEEFIAASMALDAGSTDKLAAFRQECQRAGIPVLPPDVNHSGASFTVEPPQNGGGAAIRYALGAIRNVGAEAMSRLVEEREANGVFADLSDFLCRLPREAANRRQIEHLIRAGALDGLHANRRELVENIDGILGHAEAMWRDSQSSQDNLFGGDDALDSTVRLRSCDDWGGMDRLREEFDALGLYLSAHPLDGYVGRLDRLQVTSAAALAEMIESRVVKPRVHLAGSVTSKQVRISQRGNKFAFVQFTDQTGMFEVTFFADILAESQELLDSDMPVLVAANLRLEENGPRLTAARVQALDDAIAAWNGGVGVVVQDDRPLSALKSLLADDGPGQAEVKLQMEWDGKAVSIALPGRYKLSGEIRQSLRQLPGVMEVRDL; translated from the coding sequence ATGCCCACGTCATTTGTGCATTTGCGCGTGCATTCAGCCTATTCCCTGGCGGAATCAACGCTTCGTCTGAAGCAGCTTGCGGCGCTTGCCACGGGTGATTCGCAGCCAGCCGTTGCCATCACCGACAGCAACAACATGTTTGGGGCGCTGGAATTCTCGCAGATGATGATGGCGGCGGGCGTACAGCCGATCATTGGTCTGGAATGTCTGCTTGGTGATGAACGGGGTATCGGCGAGGTGGTTCTGCTGGCGCAGACCGAAGCTGGATATACAACGTTGTGCCGGTTGAATTCACAGGCACTGCTGTCTGTCGAAGGGGGGGATGAACCGGTCATCCCGGTCACATCCCTGATGGAGGCTGGCGAGGGGGTGATTCTGCTGACCGGTGGCAGTGAAAACGGCTTTGTCGGCCGGGCGGCGGCGGATGGTCAGGCAAGCCTGGTTGCCGCGCGCCTCGGCGCGCTGTCGAAGGCGCTTCCGGGCAATGTCTATATCGAGCTTCAGCGTCATGGTCTGGCTTCGGAACAGCGGGCCGAGCCAATCCTTCTGGATGCGGCGCTGAGTACGGGGCTGCCGCTTGTGGCCACCAATGATTGCCGCTTCGAAAGCCGTGACATGGAGGTTCCGCATGACGTCCTCGTGTGCATCGGCACCGGACGTAAACTGGCCGAAGATGACCGCCGTCGCTTTTCGGCCGAACATTATTTCAAGACGGCTGACGAAATGGCGGCGCTGTTCGCAGATGTACCGGAGGCAATACGCAACACTCTGGTCATTGCGCAGCGTTGCAGCGTCATGGCCGAGAAGCGAGACCCGATCCTGCCTCCATTCCAGGCCGAAAGCGGGCTGAATGAAGAAGCCGAACTGCGCCGGCAGTCCGAATTGGGGCTGGAGGACCGGTTGCAACGCCATGTATTCGAGGCCGCGATGGATCAGGCGGCGCGTGACGAGGCTGCCACCCCCTATCGGGAGAGGCTTGCCTACGAACTTGGTGTGATTGGTCAGATGGGATTCCCCGGCTATTTCCTGATCGTCGCCGATTTCATTCAATGGGCCAAGCGCCAGGGCATCCCGGTGGGGCCGGGACGGGGATCCGGTGCCGGGTCGGTCGTTGCCTGGGCGCTGTCGATCACGGACCTTGACCCGTTGCGGTGGGGCTTGCTGTTCGAACGGTTTCTCAATCCGGAACGTGTGTCGATGCCTGATTTCGATATCGATTTCTGTCAGGACCGGCGTGACGAGGTCATCGCCTATGTTCAGGAAAAATATGGCTATGATCGTGTTGCACAGATCATCACCTTTGGATCCCTGCAGGCCCGCGCCGCGCTTCGCGATGTTGGGCGGGTTCTGGAAATGCCCTATTCGCAGGTCGACCGGATTGCCAAGCTGATACCCAACAACCCGGCCAATCCGACCACCATTGCGCAGGCGCTTGAAGGCGAAGAGGATTTGCGTCGGCAGCGCCGTGAGGACGAGCAGGTTGCCGAGTTGATCGACACCTCGATGAAAATCGAAGGCCTGTTCCGCCATGCCTCGACCCACGCAGCAGGGCTGGTGATCGGTGATCGCCCGCTTGAACAGCTTGTGCCGCTCTACCGCGACCCCCGCTCGCCGATGCCGGTAACGCAGTTCAACATGAAATGGGTTGAAAATGCCGGGCTGGTGAAATTCGACTTTCTCGGACTGAAGACGCTGACGGTTCTGGACCGCGCCGTGGCGTTTCTCGCGGCGCGCGGAACCGAGATCGATCTTGCCTCGATCCCGCTTGATGATGCGAAGACGTTCGAGATGCTGTCCGCCGGCGAAACAGTCGGGGTGTTCCAGCTTGAATCGGCCGGCATGAGGGATGTTCTGAAAGGACTGAAACCGGACAGGTTCGAAGACATTATCGCTGTTGTCGCGCTCTATCGGCCCGGGCCAATCGAGAACATCAAACATTATGTGGCGCGCAAGCATGACCCGTCACTTGTCACCTACATGCATCCGGCACTGGAACCTGTTCTGGCTGAAACCTACGGGATCATGATCTATCAGGAGCAGGTGCAGCAGGCGGCGCGCGTGCTTGCCGGCTATACGCTTGGCGGCGCTGATCTGCTGCGGCGCGCCATGGGCAAGAAGATCAAGGCCGAGATGGACAAACAGCGCCAGACCTTCATCGCCGGGTCGGTGGCGAATGATCTGACGGAGCAGCTGGCGTCCGATGTGTTTGACCAGATTGCCGCTTTTGCCGGCTATGGCTTCAACAAGTCGCATGCGGCCGCCTATGCGCTGGTGTCATATCAAACCGCCTATCTTAAGGCGAATTATCCCGAGGAGTTCATCGCCGCCTCGATGGCGCTTGATGCCGGCAGCACCGACAAGCTGGCTGCCTTCAGACAGGAATGCCAGCGGGCCGGCATTCCGGTTCTGCCGCCGGACGTCAACCATTCAGGTGCCAGCTTTACGGTCGAACCGCCGCAGAATGGCGGTGGGGCGGCGATCAGATATGCGCTTGGCGCCATTCGCAATGTTGGCGCCGAGGCGATGTCGCGTCTTGTCGAGGAACGGGAGGCCAATGGCGTCTTTGCCGATCTGTCGGATTTCCTGTGCCGTCTGCCGCGTGAAGCCGCAAACAGGCGTCAGATCGAACATCTGATTCGCGCTGGTGCGCTTGACGGTCTGCACGCCAACAGGCGTGAACTTGTTGAAAATATAGACGGTATTCTTGGCCATGCCGAGGCCATGTGGCGCGACTCGCAATCAAGCCAGGACAATCTGTTCGGGGGTGATGACGCGCTGGACAGCACAGTGCGGCTTCGGAGTTGCGATGACTGGGGCGGCATGGACAGGTTGCGCGAGGAGTTTGATGCGCTCGGCCTGTATCTGTCCGCCCATCCACTTGACGGCTATGTGGGGCGGCTTGACCGGTTGCAGGTGACATCGGCAGCCGCACTTGCCGAAATGATCGAATCGCGTGTGGTCAAGCCACGGGTTCATCTTGCCGGATCGGTCACATCGAAACAGGTTCGTATCTCGCAGCGTGGCAACAAATTTGCCTTTGTCCAGTTCACCGACCAGACGGGCATGTTCGAGGTTACGTTTTTTGCCGACATTCTGGCCGAAAGCCAGGAATTGCTGGACAGCGACATGCCGGTGCTGGTCGCGGCCAATCTGCGCCTTGAGGAAAACGGTCCCCGTTTGACGGCGGCGCGCGTGCAGGCGCTTGATGATGCGATCGCGGCATGGAATGGCGGTGTGGGCGTCGTGGTTCAGGACGACCGGCCTCTGTCAGCCCTGAAATCGCTTCTTGCAGATGACGGCCCCGGGCAGGCCGAGGTGAAGCTGCAGATGGAGTGGGACGGCAAGGCGGTGAGCATTGCACTGCCCGGGCGTTACAAGCTGAGCGGTGAGATCAGACAATCTCTTCGCCAGCTTCCCGGGGTGATGGAAGTCAGGGATCTGTAG
- a CDS encoding ABC transporter ATP-binding protein — protein sequence MNNPNGNGKIRLEMQQVSRQYQQGGTVINVLREASLSIRGGEMTALVGPSGSGKSTLLNIAGLLERPTSGDVIIDGTPTGALNGRRRGRLRGSHVGFVFQFHRLLPEFSALENVMIPQMLGGLSRLEAETRAEQLLGMVGLADRREHRPGTLSGGEQQRVAIARAVANAPRVLLADEPTGNLDPDTADDVFQHLKKIVRGTGAAALIVTHNERLAATMDRRLTIRNGQIVEL from the coding sequence ATGAATAATCCGAACGGCAACGGCAAGATCAGGCTGGAGATGCAGCAGGTCAGCCGGCAGTACCAGCAGGGTGGCACGGTCATCAATGTCCTTCGTGAGGCTAGCCTGTCCATTCGGGGCGGCGAGATGACCGCGCTGGTTGGGCCGTCCGGGTCTGGAAAGTCGACATTGCTGAATATAGCCGGTCTTCTGGAACGCCCCACCAGCGGTGATGTGATCATCGACGGCACACCGACAGGGGCTCTGAACGGTCGTCGTCGTGGACGTCTTCGCGGCAGCCATGTCGGGTTCGTGTTTCAGTTCCACCGGCTGTTGCCGGAATTTTCGGCGCTTGAGAATGTAATGATTCCCCAGATGCTGGGCGGGCTGTCACGTCTGGAAGCCGAAACACGCGCGGAACAGCTTCTTGGCATGGTTGGCCTCGCCGACCGGCGCGAGCATCGACCCGGCACCCTGTCAGGCGGCGAGCAGCAGCGTGTTGCCATCGCCCGCGCCGTGGCCAATGCGCCGCGTGTGCTGCTGGCAGATGAGCCAACGGGCAATCTCGATCCCGACACCGCCGACGATGTGTTCCAGCACCTGAAGAAGATTGTGCGCGGTACCGGCGCAGCGGCCCTGATCGTGACCCATAATGAGCGTCTGGCGGCGACAATGGACAGGCGTTTGACGATCCGGAACGGTCAGATCGTCGAACTCTGA